One Algibacter sp. L3A6 genomic region harbors:
- a CDS encoding TolC family protein: MKKLIYISFFSFFCMSSLMAQNNLSTIEIDLINRSLEKSYALKKSIHELSIDSIERKIIRQNFIPTLEADAKYGYASSSIDIDTPTLQLPITGIELFEGDSRFNTQGQIFNANLTAKALLFSGLQVKYGSKATEEKIKAKNFMLHAEKADIIKDVIDTFDTIELLKQSEIVITKSEERLAKEKERVKTAIENGLAIPYDRDKITAAELSLASKKIELHGNLSLLYLKLSMLTDVNISTLENYSFELTPWTLKNIEQNFSDRPELKALDASVKAYDYKLKMNKNAYLPKVQAVASLSYSNLFNATLETPYALPGGENINLELDKFELAPAYFLGVGMQWELFSGLKHTNETHIARIEKNIIEEEKSDIEEKLELFAKKVQVNFDVKNQQLVLKAQEMQVAKNSLNLAIKSYREGLISISDRLQTETEYQNAVLNYYNFVAQQRMVALDLLISTGSLQIENLKN; this comes from the coding sequence ATGAAAAAATTAATTTATATAAGTTTCTTCAGCTTCTTTTGCATGAGTTCTTTAATGGCTCAGAATAATTTAAGCACTATTGAAATCGATTTAATTAACCGAAGTTTAGAAAAAAGTTATGCCTTAAAAAAATCGATTCATGAACTTTCTATCGACAGCATAGAAAGAAAAATTATCCGTCAGAATTTTATTCCAACTCTAGAAGCCGATGCCAAGTATGGCTACGCATCGAGTAGTATAGATATCGACACCCCAACACTACAGTTACCCATTACGGGTATTGAATTATTTGAAGGCGACTCGAGATTCAATACGCAAGGCCAAATTTTCAATGCAAACCTAACGGCTAAAGCTCTGCTGTTTTCTGGCTTACAAGTAAAATATGGATCTAAAGCTACTGAAGAAAAAATTAAAGCAAAAAACTTTATGCTTCATGCTGAAAAAGCAGATATTATAAAGGATGTTATTGACACTTTTGATACAATTGAATTACTGAAACAATCTGAAATTGTTATCACCAAAAGTGAAGAACGTTTAGCAAAAGAAAAAGAAAGAGTAAAAACAGCCATAGAAAATGGATTAGCCATTCCCTATGATCGAGATAAAATTACGGCAGCCGAATTAAGCTTAGCATCCAAAAAGATAGAACTTCACGGCAATCTCAGTTTATTATATTTAAAACTTTCTATGTTAACGGATGTAAATATTTCAACTTTAGAAAATTACAGCTTCGAATTAACGCCATGGACGTTAAAAAACATAGAACAAAACTTTAGTGATCGTCCCGAATTAAAAGCCCTAGACGCTTCTGTAAAAGCTTACGATTATAAGTTAAAAATGAATAAAAACGCCTATTTACCAAAGGTTCAAGCGGTGGCTTCCCTATCTTACTCTAATTTGTTTAATGCCACTTTAGAAACCCCATACGCACTTCCTGGTGGTGAAAATATAAATTTAGAATTAGACAAATTCGAATTAGCTCCTGCTTACTTTTTGGGAGTTGGTATGCAATGGGAATTATTTAGCGGCTTAAAACATACCAACGAAACACACATAGCACGTATCGAAAAAAATATAATTGAAGAAGAAAAAAGTGATATTGAAGAAAAACTAGAACTTTTCGCAAAAAAAGTACAGGTAAATTTTGATGTTAAAAATCAACAATTGGTATTAAAAGCGCAAGAAATGCAGGTTGCCAAAAACAGCTTAAATCTAGCAATTAAAAGTTACCGCGAAGGGTTAATATCAATATCAGATCGCTTGCAAACCGAGACAGAATATCAAAATGCCGTGCTTAACTATTACAATTTTGTAGCACAACAACGCATGGTTGCATTAGATTTATTAATCTCAACAGGGAGTTTACAAATTGAAAATTTGAAAAATTAG
- a CDS encoding ABC transporter permease produces the protein MKKWFSIFKSELALIFDDKSILLTCLVAPIIYAFFIGSIYSEKNVTEIPIAVVDFDHSNLSRKVSQLVNTSEKISVEGHYSSLEDAMFHFNNLEVQGILVLPKNFQKKTMNLDGSQVELILNNTKFLTSNEINKAVQSVILTVAGGVRMQYLISNNIPVELAKQKAQPILPVFKSIYNATNNYGDYLLPILLILILQQTLIIGFGQSIVHEFKHGLFNHSEKLNFFEFIKILSAKSSYYILLYIIYFFVFYKLIFPFFSLGFNGSIFLHLLLSFLFIAVLIIYTTLFASFFKTAIGWTEIMAFSTYPLFLVSGYSWPIDSMPQGLQVFANLLPSTPYFNIFNALAIEGAKIDNITNGFIHLLVLLLVGYLLLYVRFQFIKKMIVKTVVN, from the coding sequence ATGAAAAAATGGTTTTCCATATTTAAAAGTGAATTAGCTCTCATTTTTGACGACAAAAGCATACTACTTACGTGTTTAGTAGCACCGATAATTTATGCTTTTTTTATTGGCTCTATTTACTCCGAAAAAAACGTTACAGAAATCCCTATTGCGGTGGTAGATTTTGATCATTCAAATTTATCTAGAAAGGTTTCTCAATTAGTCAATACTTCTGAAAAAATATCTGTAGAAGGCCACTATTCGTCTTTAGAAGATGCTATGTTTCATTTTAATAACCTAGAGGTTCAGGGCATTCTTGTTTTACCAAAAAACTTTCAAAAGAAAACCATGAATTTAGATGGTTCACAGGTAGAACTCATTTTAAATAATACTAAATTTTTAACTTCAAACGAAATAAACAAAGCCGTTCAAAGTGTTATTTTAACTGTGGCTGGAGGTGTTAGAATGCAATATTTAATTTCTAATAACATACCCGTAGAACTTGCTAAACAAAAAGCACAGCCCATACTACCAGTTTTTAAATCGATTTATAATGCTACTAATAATTATGGCGATTATTTGTTACCTATTTTATTAATTTTAATTCTTCAACAAACATTAATAATTGGTTTTGGACAAAGCATTGTGCATGAATTTAAACATGGCCTTTTTAATCATTCAGAAAAATTAAACTTCTTTGAGTTTATTAAAATCCTTTCTGCAAAAAGTTCTTATTACATATTGCTTTATATTATATACTTTTTTGTTTTCTACAAATTAATATTTCCGTTTTTCTCGCTTGGTTTTAATGGCTCCATCTTTTTACATCTGTTATTGAGTTTTCTGTTTATCGCTGTTCTAATTATATACACAACCTTATTTGCATCATTTTTTAAAACAGCCATTGGTTGGACAGAAATTATGGCGTTTTCTACCTACCCGCTATTCTTAGTTTCCGGATATTCTTGGCCTATCGACTCAATGCCACAAGGTTTACAAGTATTTGCAAACTTATTACCATCTACGCCTTATTTCAATATATTTAATGCTTTAGCTATTGAAGGTGCTAAGATAGATAACATTACCAATGGGTTTATTCATTTACTGGTGTTGCTATTAGTTGGTTATTTATTACTTTACGTGAGGTTTCAATTTATAAAAAAAATGATAGTTAAAACTGTTGTGAATTAA
- a CDS encoding RDD family protein: MPNYIRISVFLGLFILYEPLLVSIFGATLGHFFNDIVVKQEANENRNINFLLAIIRFITKSLLGWVSLLTVNSNSKKKAIHDYVAQSVVLPYKPNKKASTP; the protein is encoded by the coding sequence ATTCCAAATTATATAAGAATATCTGTTTTTCTAGGCCTATTTATACTTTACGAACCTCTTTTAGTTTCCATTTTTGGTGCAACTTTAGGTCATTTTTTCAATGATATTGTAGTTAAACAAGAAGCTAACGAAAATAGAAACATTAACTTCCTGCTTGCTATAATTCGTTTTATAACTAAATCACTTTTAGGTTGGGTGTCATTACTAACCGTTAACAGCAATTCTAAAAAGAAAGCCATTCACGATTATGTGGCGCAATCTGTTGTGCTTCCATATAAACCAAATAAAAAAGCATCTACCCCATAA
- a CDS encoding putative signal transducing protein encodes MTDSNYIKVFSGDFIVVKRIISDLENENITAVVKDETESARLAGFGASVYGHQDIYVHKDELAKATSIIENINLEIEP; translated from the coding sequence ATGACAGATTCAAACTATATAAAAGTATTCAGTGGAGATTTTATCGTTGTAAAACGAATCATTTCCGATTTAGAAAACGAAAACATAACTGCTGTAGTTAAAGACGAGACCGAATCTGCTAGATTGGCCGGTTTTGGAGCATCAGTATATGGACATCAAGACATTTACGTTCACAAAGACGAACTGGCAAAAGCAACTTCTATTATTGAAAATATAAACTTAGAGATAGAACCTTAA
- a CDS encoding ABC-F family ATP-binding cassette domain-containing protein: protein MLSVSNLSVQFGKRILFDEVSTTFNNGNCYGIIGANGSGKSTFLKIISGKMEPTSGHVSLEAGKRMSVLEQNHNLYDESTVLETILMGNKPLFDIKTQIDALYADYTDENAEKIGELQVQFEEMDGWNADSNAASMLSNLGIKEDFHYTLMADLDGKQKVRVLLAQALFGNPDVLIMDEPTNDLDYETISWLENFLANYDSCVIVVSHDRHFLDAVCTHISDIDFGKINHYSGNYTFWYESSQLAARQHAQQNKKAEEKKKELEEFIRRFSANVAKSKQATSRKKMIEKLNIGDIRRTSRRYPAIIFEREREAGDQILNIEGLTASLEGELLFKDIDLNLAKGDKVVVFSRDSRATTAFYEILNNNEKADSGKFMWGVTTTQSYLPLDNDAFFNNELTLIDWLRQYATTEEEREEVNIRGFLGKMIFSGEEAFKKSSVLSGGEKVRCMLSRMMMMRANVLQLDEPTNHLDLESITAFNNSLTNFKGTILFTTHDHEFAQTVANRVVELTPNGVIDRYTTFDEYMQDKNIKELRDKMYTV, encoded by the coding sequence ATGTTATCAGTTTCAAATCTTTCTGTTCAATTCGGAAAACGTATTCTATTTGATGAAGTGAGCACTACATTCAATAATGGCAATTGCTATGGTATTATCGGTGCAAACGGATCGGGAAAATCTACTTTTTTAAAGATTATTTCGGGTAAAATGGAACCAACCTCTGGGCATGTTTCGTTGGAGGCAGGTAAGCGTATGTCGGTTTTAGAACAAAACCACAACTTATATGACGAGAGCACAGTGTTAGAAACTATTTTAATGGGGAATAAACCTTTATTCGACATTAAAACTCAAATTGATGCACTATATGCTGATTATACAGATGAAAATGCTGAGAAAATTGGTGAACTTCAGGTTCAATTTGAAGAAATGGATGGTTGGAATGCAGATAGTAATGCTGCATCTATGCTTTCTAACTTAGGGATTAAAGAAGATTTTCATTATACATTAATGGCCGATTTGGATGGTAAACAAAAAGTACGTGTATTACTTGCACAAGCGTTATTCGGAAATCCAGACGTGCTAATTATGGATGAGCCTACCAATGATTTGGATTACGAAACCATTTCTTGGTTAGAAAACTTTTTAGCTAATTATGATAGTTGTGTGATTGTAGTATCGCATGATAGACACTTTTTAGATGCGGTTTGTACACATATTTCTGATATTGACTTCGGAAAAATAAACCATTACTCGGGTAACTATACATTTTGGTACGAGTCTTCTCAATTAGCAGCACGCCAACATGCACAACAAAACAAGAAGGCCGAAGAGAAGAAAAAAGAATTAGAAGAGTTTATACGTCGTTTTTCTGCCAACGTTGCAAAAAGTAAACAAGCAACCAGTAGAAAGAAGATGATTGAGAAATTAAATATTGGAGATATTAGACGTACTAGTCGTCGTTATCCTGCTATTATTTTTGAACGTGAAAGAGAAGCTGGAGATCAAATTTTAAATATTGAAGGTTTAACAGCATCGTTAGAAGGTGAATTGCTTTTTAAAGATATTGACTTAAACTTAGCTAAAGGCGATAAAGTGGTAGTGTTCTCTAGAGATTCTAGAGCGACAACGGCATTTTATGAAATTTTAAATAATAATGAAAAAGCAGATTCAGGTAAATTTATGTGGGGTGTAACCACAACGCAATCTTATTTACCATTAGATAATGATGCCTTTTTTAATAATGAACTTACTTTAATCGATTGGTTACGTCAATACGCAACAACAGAGGAAGAACGCGAAGAAGTAAATATTCGTGGTTTCCTTGGTAAAATGATTTTTAGTGGTGAGGAAGCATTTAAAAAATCGTCTGTATTATCTGGAGGTGAAAAAGTAAGATGTATGCTATCTAGAATGATGATGATGAGAGCTAATGTTTTACAATTAGACGAGCCTACAAACCATTTAGATTTAGAAAGTATTACCGCATTTAATAACTCACTTACAAATTTTAAAGGCACTATTTTATTCACTACTCACGATCATGAGTTTGCACAAACAGTTGCCAATAGAGTAGTAGAACTAACTCCAAATGGTGTTATAGACCGTTATACAACGTTCGATGAGTATATGCAGGATAAAAACATTAAAGAATTACGTGACAAAATGTACACGGTATAA
- a CDS encoding HlyD family secretion protein, translating to MKNKKQILILIVPVLIIAIGIFLLLLLKPNENENRFFVGLFETTEIRVASEVPGRIETICVKLGDQVKKGQLLATIESDILDAKIQQAEGMFDAAKSVSDKANSGARSQELSAVEDKYKMAESQYSFAEKSFKRLKAMAKDSLISQQQMDEITFKRDAAFDQMNAAKYMFEMAKEGARIEDKKAAKGQMNAAGGKVSEAKAYYKELEVYAPVSGEISSKLAEESEVMPAGYPIFTIQKLEEIYAVIHVREDFLQDFSMGTEISGNLPAFNNEPHTFKVTYIAPMADFADWVPTADKGRLDMKTFEIHLTPSKRIEGLRPGMSLNIQF from the coding sequence ATGAAAAACAAAAAGCAAATTCTTATATTAATAGTTCCAGTGTTAATTATCGCTATCGGCATATTTTTGTTGCTTCTTTTAAAACCTAACGAAAATGAAAATCGTTTTTTTGTTGGTTTATTTGAAACCACCGAAATCCGTGTGGCTTCCGAAGTTCCTGGTCGTATAGAAACCATTTGTGTAAAGCTAGGCGACCAAGTTAAAAAAGGACAACTACTTGCAACTATTGAAAGTGATATTCTGGATGCTAAAATTCAACAAGCTGAAGGCATGTTTGATGCTGCTAAATCGGTAAGCGATAAAGCAAACTCTGGAGCTAGAAGTCAAGAATTATCCGCCGTAGAAGACAAATATAAAATGGCTGAAAGTCAATATAGCTTTGCAGAAAAGTCTTTTAAAAGATTAAAAGCCATGGCTAAAGACAGTTTGATATCTCAACAACAAATGGATGAAATCACCTTTAAGCGCGATGCAGCTTTCGATCAAATGAATGCAGCCAAATATATGTTTGAAATGGCAAAAGAAGGAGCCAGAATTGAAGACAAAAAAGCCGCCAAAGGCCAGATGAATGCTGCTGGAGGAAAAGTAAGTGAAGCCAAAGCTTATTATAAAGAATTAGAAGTTTACGCTCCCGTTTCTGGTGAAATCTCATCAAAACTAGCAGAAGAAAGTGAAGTGATGCCTGCTGGTTACCCCATATTTACTATTCAGAAATTAGAAGAAATATATGCTGTAATTCATGTAAGGGAAGATTTTTTACAGGATTTTTCCATGGGAACAGAAATCTCAGGAAATCTACCAGCTTTTAATAATGAGCCACATACATTTAAGGTAACTTATATTGCACCAATGGCCGATTTTGCAGATTGGGTTCCAACAGCTGATAAAGGCCGATTGGATATGAAAACTTTTGAAATTCATTTAACACCTTCAAAAAGAATAGAAGGTTTACGTCCAGGCATGAGTCTTAATATCCAATTTTGA
- a CDS encoding ABC transporter permease, translated as MKTILQIIIREFIRLKKRPTAWVLLFVIPIGVFFYLGAIYEEGAIKNVSIAVLDLDHNDLSRKVISNVEASPKLNIIQFLNSNDNIDDIFINNPEIKGFYVIPKNFQKNILNGKQEKLLVYTNSSNIIYGNLIYKEAATFINTMSSGINLQTFKLNGIPHEKAMKMVMPIKVITKPLYNAYYNYLYYLVPGLTTVLLQMIVFLLAARSINSEYSNETYNVLLNLANGSIFKIILGKLIAYTLLGLIVAIFIFSVVHPLLGIPSSENTLPFLWVILAFVMANAMLGIMISTIFKNEAIAMDVSFVYNSPAFVFSGFTFPIMAMPAFNAWYAQLIPYTHFLNAFIKGMEMNTPFSFLIQPTVNLLIFFLVGYVITVSIFMFRNKKVAV; from the coding sequence TTGAAAACGATACTACAAATAATAATTAGAGAGTTTATAAGGCTTAAAAAAAGGCCCACCGCTTGGGTGCTTCTATTTGTGATTCCTATTGGCGTTTTCTTTTATCTCGGCGCTATTTATGAAGAAGGCGCTATAAAAAACGTATCAATTGCCGTTCTAGATTTAGATCATAACGATTTAAGCAGAAAAGTAATTAGCAATGTGGAAGCTTCTCCGAAGTTAAACATCATTCAGTTTTTGAACTCTAACGATAATATAGACGACATTTTTATAAATAATCCTGAAATTAAAGGGTTTTATGTAATTCCGAAGAATTTTCAGAAAAATATTTTAAACGGAAAACAAGAAAAATTATTGGTTTACACCAATTCTTCAAACATTATATACGGCAACCTTATTTACAAAGAAGCTGCCACTTTTATAAACACCATGTCTTCGGGAATTAATTTACAAACCTTTAAACTTAACGGAATTCCGCACGAGAAAGCTATGAAAATGGTTATGCCTATTAAGGTAATCACTAAACCGCTTTACAATGCTTATTATAATTATTTGTATTATTTAGTTCCGGGATTAACCACGGTTTTATTACAAATGATAGTATTTCTTTTGGCTGCAAGATCTATTAATTCTGAATATTCAAATGAAACCTATAACGTATTATTAAACCTCGCGAATGGTAGTATTTTTAAAATTATTTTAGGAAAATTAATAGCATACACCCTACTCGGGTTGATAGTTGCTATTTTTATATTCTCTGTAGTGCATCCGCTTTTGGGTATTCCTTCCAGTGAAAACACCTTGCCATTTCTATGGGTAATTTTAGCGTTTGTAATGGCAAATGCCATGTTGGGTATTATGATTTCTACAATTTTTAAAAACGAAGCGATTGCCATGGATGTATCTTTTGTTTACAATTCACCAGCATTTGTATTTAGCGGCTTTACATTCCCTATTATGGCCATGCCCGCTTTTAATGCTTGGTATGCCCAACTTATACCCTACACCCATTTTTTAAACGCTTTTATAAAAGGCATGGAGATGAACACACCTTTCTCTTTTTTAATACAACCGACTGTAAATTTGTTGATTTTCTTTTTGGTAGGCTATGTTATAACCGTGAGCATATTTATGTTTCGAAATAAAAAAGTAGCTGTATGA
- a CDS encoding phosphoethanolamine transferase domain-containing protein: protein MKIEFKENQKFTQWWVWLILISIGIIPIIGIYKQLILGKQFGDKPMSDLGLIIFSVSVFCLIAMFWFMRLKTEIDQNEIRINFFPFIKKQVNWTEIKSAEMVNYGFVGGWGIRPWTKHGTVYNMKGNKGLAIELLSGEKFLIGTQKEVKLGEIIEKLV, encoded by the coding sequence ATGAAAATCGAGTTTAAAGAAAATCAGAAATTTACGCAATGGTGGGTTTGGCTTATTTTAATCTCCATCGGGATTATACCGATTATAGGAATTTACAAGCAACTAATTCTCGGAAAACAATTTGGAGACAAACCTATGTCCGATTTAGGTTTAATTATTTTTAGTGTGTCTGTATTTTGCCTTATAGCAATGTTCTGGTTTATGCGACTAAAAACTGAAATTGACCAAAATGAAATCCGAATAAATTTCTTCCCCTTTATCAAGAAGCAAGTGAATTGGACAGAAATAAAAAGCGCTGAAATGGTAAATTATGGCTTTGTTGGAGGTTGGGGGATCCGTCCTTGGACAAAACATGGAACCGTATACAATATGAAAGGAAACAAAGGTTTGGCTATTGAACTTCTAAGTGGAGAAAAGTTTCTAATAGGCACTCAAAAAGAAGTTAAACTGGGTGAAATAATTGAAAAATTAGTTTAA
- a CDS encoding ACT domain-containing protein, which translates to MSGEKNLEMLLKSMKPKHNLGEFVFCKTERLEFINLSQIVMTFKEEESTTIIAKKEVADQLGLEYSFVASWITLTVHSSLEAVGLTAAFSNALSKNGISCNVVAAYYHDHIFVDVEDTEKAIKILNEFSK; encoded by the coding sequence ATGAGCGGAGAAAAAAATTTAGAAATGCTTTTAAAATCAATGAAACCTAAACACAATTTAGGCGAATTTGTATTTTGTAAAACAGAACGTTTGGAGTTCATTAATTTGAGCCAAATTGTAATGACTTTTAAAGAAGAAGAAAGCACTACCATTATTGCTAAAAAAGAAGTGGCAGACCAATTGGGTTTAGAGTATTCTTTTGTAGCATCTTGGATTACACTTACAGTGCATTCGTCTCTAGAAGCCGTTGGCTTAACAGCCGCATTTTCTAATGCTTTATCTAAAAATGGAATTAGCTGCAATGTTGTTGCAGCTTATTATCACGATCATATTTTTGTAGATGTAGAAGACACAGAAAAAGCAATAAAGATTTTAAATGAATTTTCAAAATAA
- a CDS encoding DMT family transporter, with amino-acid sequence MNWILLVIAGLFEVAFATSLGKAKEATGIESTYWYIAFIICLVISMSLLLKVTQHLPIGTAYAVWTGIGAVGTVLVGIFVFNEPATTLRIFFISTLIISIIGLKVVSH; translated from the coding sequence ATGAATTGGATACTATTAGTAATTGCTGGGCTTTTTGAAGTTGCCTTCGCTACTTCACTTGGTAAAGCCAAAGAAGCAACAGGAATAGAATCTACGTACTGGTACATCGCTTTCATTATTTGTTTAGTAATAAGTATGTCGCTTCTTTTAAAAGTAACGCAACACCTCCCAATTGGAACGGCCTATGCCGTTTGGACAGGTATTGGAGCTGTAGGTACTGTTTTAGTTGGTATATTTGTTTTTAATGAACCCGCAACAACTTTACGCATATTTTTTATTTCAACATTAATTATTTCAATTATAGGTCTGAAAGTAGTTTCGCATTAA
- the pheT gene encoding phenylalanine--tRNA ligase subunit beta: MKISYNWLKQFLNTDWTPEQTSELLTDLGLEVEGIEAYQSVKGGLEGVVVGEVLTCVKHSNADKLNITTVDIGLDGPVQIVCGAPNVAAGQKVPVATIGTTLYSEEGEAWTIKKGKIRGEESFGMICAEDELGLGKSHDGILVLDETLKVGTPAADIFDIENDQVFEIGLTPNRADAMSHYGTARDLKAGLIQKDVNLELITPSVSAFHVENRTLKMDIDVQDKELAPRYCGVTISGIKVQESPAWLQHRLKAIGLSPINNIVDATNYVLHELGQPLHAFDAAKIAGNKVEVKTLPAGTKFTTLDGVERELHEDDLMICDAEKPMCIAGVFGGLNSGVSEHTTSIFLESAYFNPVSVRKTAKRHALNTDASFRFERGIDPNITGYALKRAALLIQELAGGEITSDVIDFYPKKIQDFEVRLSFENAEKLIGEEIPKETIKRILTSLDIKVNNVTETGLGLTVPAYRNDVQREADIIEEILRVYGYNNVKTTEKLNASISATSRFEDYKIQNVVGNQLASQGFFEILSNSLTTPNYAALSEQLKEEHNITMLNPLSNDLSVMRQSLLFSGLEAVSFNINRKRGDLKLFEFGKTYHSFQDKREELKHLAVFSTGNQSQDNWISPNQKSDFFFMKGSIVSILERLGISRFNEAPTKNDLISEGISLGLGKTTLVDFGLVKKQVLKQFDINQDVIFADFNWDAILDVVKRNKITFKAITKYPEVKRDFALLLDDSVTFESIYKLAKQSEKQLLKSVNLFDVYQGKNLPKGKKSYAVSFTLQDENKTLTDKQIDKIMNKLQSSFERQLGAELR; the protein is encoded by the coding sequence ATGAAGATTTCATATAACTGGTTAAAGCAATTTTTAAATACAGATTGGACTCCAGAACAAACTAGCGAATTACTTACCGATTTAGGACTTGAAGTTGAAGGCATAGAAGCCTATCAATCTGTAAAAGGAGGATTAGAAGGTGTTGTAGTTGGCGAGGTTTTAACTTGCGTAAAGCACTCAAATGCCGATAAACTAAATATTACCACCGTAGATATTGGTTTAGATGGCCCTGTACAAATTGTTTGTGGCGCACCAAATGTTGCAGCCGGACAAAAAGTACCTGTAGCAACCATTGGAACCACTTTATATTCTGAAGAAGGTGAAGCATGGACCATTAAAAAAGGAAAAATTAGAGGTGAAGAAAGTTTCGGGATGATTTGTGCTGAAGATGAACTTGGTTTAGGGAAATCTCACGACGGTATTTTAGTTTTAGATGAAACTTTAAAAGTAGGTACGCCAGCAGCCGATATTTTCGATATTGAAAACGATCAAGTTTTTGAAATTGGATTAACACCAAACCGTGCCGATGCCATGAGCCACTACGGTACTGCTCGTGATTTAAAAGCCGGATTAATTCAAAAAGATGTTAACTTAGAACTCATTACGCCATCAGTTAGTGCTTTTCACGTAGAGAACCGCACGCTTAAAATGGATATTGATGTACAAGATAAAGAATTAGCACCTCGCTATTGTGGTGTTACAATTTCTGGTATAAAAGTACAAGAATCTCCAGCTTGGCTGCAACACCGCTTAAAAGCTATTGGTTTAAGTCCAATAAATAATATTGTTGATGCTACTAATTACGTTTTACACGAATTAGGTCAACCACTTCACGCCTTTGATGCCGCTAAAATAGCAGGAAATAAAGTTGAAGTCAAAACCTTACCAGCGGGAACAAAATTCACAACACTTGATGGGGTAGAACGTGAATTACATGAAGATGATTTAATGATTTGTGATGCTGAAAAACCAATGTGTATTGCTGGTGTTTTTGGCGGATTAAATTCTGGAGTATCAGAACATACTACAAGTATCTTTTTAGAAAGTGCTTATTTTAACCCAGTAAGTGTTCGTAAAACAGCAAAAAGACATGCATTAAACACCGATGCTTCTTTTAGATTCGAACGCGGAATAGACCCTAATATTACAGGTTACGCCTTAAAACGTGCTGCCTTATTAATTCAAGAATTAGCTGGTGGAGAAATCACTAGTGATGTTATTGATTTTTATCCGAAGAAAATTCAAGATTTTGAGGTGCGTTTAAGCTTTGAAAATGCCGAAAAATTAATTGGAGAAGAAATTCCGAAGGAAACTATAAAACGTATTCTTACGTCTTTAGATATTAAAGTTAATAATGTTACCGAAACCGGATTAGGTTTAACCGTGCCAGCATACCGAAATGATGTGCAACGTGAAGCTGATATTATAGAAGAAATTTTACGTGTTTACGGATATAACAATGTAAAAACAACTGAAAAACTTAACGCTTCTATTTCTGCAACATCTCGTTTTGAAGATTATAAAATTCAGAATGTGGTAGGGAATCAATTAGCATCACAAGGTTTTTTCGAAATACTATCTAACTCGCTAACCACACCTAATTATGCTGCTTTAAGCGAGCAATTAAAAGAAGAGCACAATATTACCATGCTAAACCCATTGAGTAATGATTTATCTGTAATGAGACAATCTTTATTGTTTTCAGGTTTAGAAGCTGTATCATTCAACATTAATAGAAAACGTGGAGATTTAAAACTTTTTGAATTTGGTAAAACATACCATAGTTTTCAAGATAAACGTGAAGAACTTAAGCATCTAGCTGTGTTTTCAACTGGAAACCAATCTCAAGATAATTGGATTTCACCTAACCAGAAAAGTGATTTCTTTTTTATGAAAGGAAGCATTGTTTCTATTTTAGAACGTTTAGGTATTTCTAGGTTTAATGAAGCACCAACTAAAAACGATTTAATAAGCGAAGGTATAAGCCTAGGTTTAGGAAAAACCACTTTAGTAGATTTCGGGCTAGTTAAAAAGCAAGTTTTAAAACAATTTGATATTAACCAAGATGTTATTTTTGCCGATTTTAACTGGGATGCTATTTTAGACGTAGTTAAGCGCAATAAAATTACTTTTAAAGCCATCACTAAGTATCCTGAAGTAAAGCGTGATTTCGCCTTATTATTGGATGATAGCGTAACTTTTGAGTCAATTTATAAATTAGCGAAACAAAGCGAAAAGCAATTACTAAAATCTGTAAATCTTTTTGACGTTTACCAAGGGAAAAATCTTCCTAAAGGAAAAAAGAGTTACGCGGTGAGTTTTACACTTCAAGATGAAAATAAAACGTTAACCGATAAGCAAATTGATAAAATAATGAACAAACTGCAATCGAGTTTTGAAAGACAACTTGGTGCAGAATTAAGATAG